In the genome of Montipora foliosa isolate CH-2021 chromosome 3, ASM3666993v2, whole genome shotgun sequence, one region contains:
- the LOC137997897 gene encoding riboflavin-binding protein-like: protein MAELKRFLSSVVAVLFTGIFVIQSLAQRQICSYFGSERTPKEAYSLSNCAWFRERSCCTRTEVTSAFLGMPRLESSSSNCSNHVNYMMCYFCSPNQFRWVQRGKVNICQSFCDGIYKHCKDAKFGGKALSSAYSSGNEFCKAQFFSVQDDDNDNCFKFDDSLFALASLHKVCWNMFAALLIISFSYYFSWT from the exons ATGGCGGAATTAAAGCGGTTTCTTTCGTCAGTGGTTGCTGTATTATTTACTGGTATTTTCGTGATTCAGAGTTTAGCACAGCGACAAATTTGTTCATATTTCG GCTCTGAGAGGACACCAAAAGAAGCTTACAGCCTTTCCAACTGTGCCTGGTTTAGGGAGCGCTCATGCTGTACACGAACAGAAGTGACATCAGCATTCTTGGGGATGCCTCGTCTTGAATCTTCAAGCAGTAACTGCAGTAATCATGTCAATTATATGATGTGCTATTTCTGTAGCCCTAACCAGTTCCGATGGGTTCAACGAGGAAAGGTAAACATCTGCCAAAGCTTTTGTGATGGTATCTATAAACACTGCAAAGATGCAAAGTTTGGTGGAAAAGCGTTGAGCTCGGCATATTCCAGTGGCAACGAGTTTTGCAAGGCTCAGTTTTTCAGTGTTcaagatgatgacaatgataacTGTTTTAAATTTGATGATTCACTCTTCGCTTTAGCCTCATTACACAAAGTGTGTTGGAACATGTTTGCAGCACTGCTTATAATCAGCTTTTCATATTACTTTTCGTGGACTTGA
- the LOC137997895 gene encoding casein kinase I: MASSSSSAARSEFIVGGKYRLVRKIGSGSFGDIYLAVTSNNSEEVAVKLESQKARHPQLLYESKLYKILQGGVGIPIVRWYGQEKDYNVLVMDLLGPSLEDLFNFCSRRFTMKTVLMLADQMISRVEYVHNKNFIHRDIKPDNFLMGVGRHCNKLYLIDFGLAKKYRDTRSKQHIPYREDKNLTGTARYASINAHLGIEQSRRDDMESLGYVLMYFNRSSLPWQGLKAATKKQKYEKISEKKMSTPVEVLCKGFPAEFAMYLNYCRGLRFEENPDYMYLRQLFRILFRTLNYQYDYIFDWTMLKQKAAQATAATSTVAGGVPGFTPSKKPDHSHPACHHSKGKGNVYEGLYEY; encoded by the coding sequence ATGgctagtagcagtagtagtgcTGCAAGGTCTGAATTCATAGTTGGAGGCAAATACCGCTTAGTGCGTAAGATTGGAAGCGGTTCTTTCGGGGACATCTACTTGGCGGTCACGTCGAATAATTCGGAGGAAGTTGCCGTGAAGCTTGAGTCTCAGAAAGCCCGCCATCCACAACTTCTTTACGAGTCCAAGCTTTACAAAATCCTACAAGGTGGTGTTGGAATCCCCATCGTTCGATGGTACGGCCAAGAGAAAGACTACAATGTTCTGGTTATGGATCTTCTCGGGCCGAGCTTGGAAGATCTGTTCAACTTTTGTTCGCGTCGCTTCACAATGAAAACAGTCTTGATGCTAGCAGACCAAATGATTAGTCGCGTTGAATATGTTCACAACAAGAACTTTATTCACCGAGATATCAAGCCCGATAATTTCTTGATGGGTGTCGGCAGGCACTGCAACAAGTTGTATTTGATAGATTTTGGATTAGCAAAAAAGTACCGCGACACAAGGTCAAAACAACACATTCCTTACCGCGAAGACAAAAACCTTACGGGAACGGCTCGCTACGCAAGCATTAACGCCCATCTTGGCATTGAACAGTCAAGAAGAGACGACATGGAATCACTTGGCTACGTTCTGATGTACTTCAATCGCAGCAGCCTTCCTTGGCAAGGTCTCAAAGCGGCTACGAAGAAACAGAAGTACGAGAAAATAAGCGAGAAAAAGATGTCCACCCCAGTCGAGGTTCTTTGCAAAGGTTTCCCAGCCGAGTTTGCCATGTATCTCAACTACTGTCGCGGCCTTCGCTTTGAGGAAAACCCCGATTACATGTATTTGAGGCAGTTGTTCAGGATTCTTTTTCGGACATTAAATTACCAATATGATTATATCTTCGACTGGACTATGTTGAAACAGAAAGCGGCGCAGGCAACCGCCGCGACTTCAACTGTTGCTGGTGGCGTGCCCGGTTTTACTCCCAGCAAAAAACCCGATCATTCACATCCAGCCTGCCACCATTCTAAAGGCAAAGGGAATGTCTACGAAGGACTGTACGAGTACTAG